CTCtaagggcttactggcttgcctcctgttcttctgaagtcttagggacagagAAGACTTTGActcatcatcacctacagcacctggcacTTGTGTGCTGCAAGTCTCGCCCAgccaaatggtgccaatccagttctgggcccctggaaggtgtataaagtgctgcatctgccagagcATCCGTATAAATGCTGTTGTCCCAATCAGAACTAATGCAGTGCCGGCTGCGAGATTGGGATCAATGCATCACAGCTGTTGCAGGGACGGGACTGGCACATTCCGCATTTCGGAACCGAAGTGTCACATTTGGAACGACCTCCTAGAAACCAAGGCATTGCCCCCACTGCGTGGAGAAGATTGACGCATCAGCTCTCCAGCGTGGATTAACCCTGTGCATTGCATTCGGAACTGCCATGCTCTGACCCGGAACTTTACACAATGTAACCGACGCCTCACCACATTTGCATGGAGTATTCTGGCATAACATCCCAACTGTGTGAGGATCATAACCGCATCTTGTACTGCGACAAGGTTTAAGGGACTGTTGCTCAGCGGGccctgtgtgggtcctgtagctggcctgccctccattgcaggcagcctgaactcttgactttatcCCAGTGTAGCTCAACCAGATATCCCAATACGTGgctattgcttctaagcactattttcgtacctattctttacaaattcatatttagacttctacctattggatttttgtcgttgtggtcttgttttatttataaaaatataatcttttttctaacttggtgtggagtattttgtagtgtttttactgtgttactatcTGAAGTTTTGTACTAATACTTtgtacattgccttttaagttaggtctgactgctctgtgccaagttaccagagggtgagcataggttaatttatgaTATGcatctgactagggttgtggttgctgcctggatagggtgcatacctctgccaaccagaaacccaatttctaacaatatccaaATCCATAATCAGTACCTCTATTTGTTTGCTCTATATATTGCTCTTCTTGCTCACTTCTATTTCATTTCTGCCTTTAGCTTTCTTTCGATTTTACTTCTCTCAAATTCTCCCTTCAGCCCTCTGTTTATGTCCCATACCATTTCAAATAATCAGGTTTAAATGCTGACGAACGCTGGATAGTCTTACCCCCATCTTTCAAATATCTGTCTTATTTTTTAAACATCACTTTCTCTCTGTCAACTTTCTGGTTAAATTACCCTCACTTCGTGAATTAAAACTACTCAAAAGTGGTAGAAATATTCTGAAATGTTACAAATTCAGAAAATAGGGCatgacttagagtttggcggagcggttactctgtcacaatggtgacagatatcacgtccactgaaatataaatcttaTAGAATATAATGGCATTTAGATTTTAGCGGACAGGAGATCCGTCACCGTTATGAGGGAgtaactcctccaccaaactctaaatcaggccctatcttCTGAATTTGTAACATTACAGACTATTTCTACCACTTTTGATCTACTTAAAAGATTTTAGAGAAATCAACATTTAAGCAGATAAAATACAATAAAGAGAAATATTATATTTGAAAAGCAGTCTGTGTTAGTTCCCACAGTAACAAATATCACAGTCCTAGCAAGTATTAAGAGTATTCTTTTTCCTTATGGTTTTCCCCGAGCAAATTAAATAGGATACCTCATTTAAGTGtattaaaaaaacatgtaatttTATGTGCTATATGCTGCTATCAAGCCAGTTTTCACTCACAGTTCCTGTGATTGAGTGGAAAGAATTGCTATTGTCAAACAGGTGAAATCCACTGAATCTTTCTGCATATCACCAGTTAATACTGGCAAAATTTTCACACCTCTATAAGAGGGTTAAAACTACTCCTGAAGGACATCAATCTGAATCACACACAATATATGCACCATTGGGGGCTTGGGCAAGGAAAGTGTGAATGTCCCCTCCGAAGTCACAGCAGTCAGCTTGTGCATGGCTCTGCCTCTCCCACAGGCTTTTCCATGTCTTTGGGTTTCTTTTTGCTTGCACCCTTCTTGTGTGCGCCGTGACGACTCTGAAGCAAAGCCAATGTGTCTCGCTTCTCGATACGTCGGAGCTGCTTCTTCTTAGCTCGTTTGAGCTTCGCAGGATTTGTGATTACTTGAACTATTTCTGCTTTTCTTTCATTCTCCAGGCGTCTCTTCAAGTTCTCAGCTCGCCGCTGCTTCTTCTCCTCTTTAGCTTTCTGTTTGTCGTCCCGAAGTTGCCGGGCAAAGTCCTTGACCAGGCGCATCTCCTGACGGGCCTTCATCTTCTTGTCCCATGATGTGTGGAGAGGGCGGTCCTTGACCATGACCGAAAACCTTTTCTTTGGATCTTTCCAGACCCTCCCAGACTTGGGCTTCCCCTTTGGGACTGTCGCATCCACCTTGTGGGAGGGGATGTTCGTCGGATCCTGGAGCACCTTCCTCTCAGGCCGCGGTCTCTGGCTGGGAAGCGGGGCTGTCTCCGGCGGTGCCCTCTTCTCCCCGGCCGGGTGTCCGCCTACCTCGTTGCTGGGCGCCTGTGGCATCGGAGACTCGGATACCTCGGAGACTAAAGGATTCTCCCCCGTAGGGCCCCTCGCATCCCCTCCGCCCTGGGCGTCCGCCGCTTCCTCCACGGTAGCCAGAATCCGAATTGCCCCATCTCCCCCCTCGCTGTGCGCCTCGGCCACAGAGCCGTCTTCCGCTGTAACGTCCCGCGGGGCTCGGCTCCTGCGGAGGAGAGTCCCCGCTTCCTCAGGGTGTTCGGCCATGCTCACCTAGCCCGGGGTTTCCGCGCACCCACGAAATCCACTGGTtggaacattccaggagaggagaCGAATATCAGATGATTTCTACAGCACCCGCAAGGAACACCACACAATGTTCTGTGGCTGCAAATTCAGAAGGGCATCAGAGACTTCAGCCAATCTGATTGGCCAACCCATAAACACtagggcccagattctcaaaggtttagcttcAAGTTAGCATTACTTTTGTAACTCTAAAGTGACACTAGCTTTTTTTGAGATTCACCAACCAACGCAAATTGATATTTGCATTGATTTGAGtggcaaaataatgcaaagcagtgcaaaaagCTGGCCTGCCTACTATTTTGTCAAAAAGTTACAACTAGATCAGAATTTTACTGCAAGACAGGCCACGAGTAGATAGCATGGCTTCCATATAACTCCGACATGGGCAAAACGTCAGTGACTTCAAGTAAAAGTAAGAGTGATGTTCAAATCACTTTGCCTAGTTCATAAAGCTATGCACCAATCAAGTATGTCTCCAATTAGATCTTCGCTTTCAACTACATCATCCTTCCGAATCTTAATATCCATAGCGAAATTTTATCTGATAATCCCCAGATTGAAGTTCAAGACAATAGGCAGCAGCTCTAAAAAAGATCAAGTTTATTCTGTTACCTGATGCACTAAAAAGAGAACCAGATTATTTAAATTTAGGAAAAACTTAAAGAATTGGCTGTTCACCAAGG
The genomic region above belongs to Pleurodeles waltl isolate 20211129_DDA chromosome 1_1, aPleWal1.hap1.20221129, whole genome shotgun sequence and contains:
- the LOC138251417 gene encoding coiled-coil domain-containing protein 86-like, which encodes MVKDRPLHTSWDKKMKARQEMRLVKDFARQLRDDKQKAKEEKKQRRAENLKRRLENERKAEIVQVITNPAKLKRAKKKQLRRIEKRDTLALLQSRHGAHKKGASKKKPKDMEKPVGEAEPCTS